Proteins from one Chitinophaga oryzae genomic window:
- a CDS encoding family 43 glycosylhydrolase — protein sequence MFLRPVAFVFVCLSLMINGLAQQSSPAWQADPQPVADAGDARFYSGVNTYVNPVLPGDHPDPTLLKVGNDFYHCGSSFHFNPYLPIYHSKDLVHWRVIARVLPPSNTDIVTDRPGSGVWQGALTYFYGSYWIYFSSHGQWFAKAPSPAGPWSAPVRVRENVRTGPLGYDNSIFVDDDGKPYMLIKNGQKVNRIQALGQDGQLTGSVINLDWMNAGLQYSWAEGPVMCKRNGYYYYFPAGDVSGGQYVLRTTTLTADSSKWERLGDFFRPITDPNNAFPRPNHISAPVQLADGTWWTIGQSYEKHGDDDWSGMGRQTSLYRVAWEGDRPWGEAPVSGPVAKPALDNNNTPWRSVHTDRFDSDSLGSWWHFLTQRAAAAYSLTQRKGWVRLSPDSARAHLLQKETDHYYTAVTRIRVDAPVPEAHGGIYLTNGKQSVFARLYYDHGNSPRIVLQLDTALREMPYHKGKDVWLKLERFGHRLTGFFSTNGKDWQQVGLPVSATPIDKAQPDFNSWVGTSIGLFAEKGPVDFRFFICKDGFSRLPAVGCSNYYGISKIKQGDESAVTNSSVHGGWLMISGVDFGAAGEAKTIEIAGSATKGGKLELFTDDLEKGRQIAVVQVKPGGNRLHTGSLRQVSGQHDLFIRFPAGSSGDVIIQNIRLLRAEK from the coding sequence ATGTTTTTAAGACCTGTCGCTTTTGTCTTTGTATGTTTAAGTTTGATGATAAACGGCCTTGCCCAACAAAGTTCCCCGGCATGGCAAGCCGATCCCCAACCGGTGGCGGATGCCGGCGATGCACGTTTTTATTCGGGGGTAAATACCTATGTCAATCCGGTCTTGCCTGGTGATCACCCTGATCCAACGTTGCTAAAGGTGGGTAATGACTTCTATCACTGCGGTTCCTCTTTCCATTTTAACCCTTATCTCCCTATCTATCATTCCAAAGACCTGGTACACTGGAGAGTGATTGCCCGCGTTTTGCCGCCCTCCAATACTGATATTGTAACGGACCGTCCGGGGAGCGGTGTATGGCAGGGCGCCCTCACGTACTTTTACGGTTCCTACTGGATCTACTTTTCTTCCCATGGACAATGGTTTGCTAAGGCGCCATCACCGGCAGGGCCATGGTCCGCTCCGGTGCGGGTACGGGAAAATGTTCGTACCGGTCCGCTTGGTTATGATAACTCCATTTTTGTTGATGATGACGGCAAGCCCTATATGTTGATTAAAAATGGCCAGAAAGTGAACAGGATACAGGCGCTTGGGCAGGACGGGCAACTCACCGGTTCCGTGATCAATCTGGACTGGATGAATGCCGGACTGCAGTACAGTTGGGCGGAAGGTCCTGTGATGTGCAAGCGTAACGGATATTATTATTATTTCCCTGCGGGTGACGTGTCCGGTGGTCAGTATGTTTTGCGGACAACAACACTAACGGCGGATTCCTCTAAGTGGGAACGACTGGGCGATTTTTTCAGGCCCATTACCGACCCGAATAATGCTTTCCCTCGCCCCAATCATATTTCAGCGCCTGTACAACTCGCAGATGGCACCTGGTGGACGATAGGCCAGAGCTATGAAAAGCATGGCGACGACGACTGGTCCGGTATGGGACGGCAAACCTCACTTTATCGTGTAGCCTGGGAAGGCGACCGCCCCTGGGGGGAGGCGCCGGTTAGCGGGCCTGTGGCAAAACCCGCACTGGATAATAATAACACACCCTGGCGTAGTGTGCATACAGATCGTTTTGACAGCGACAGCCTGGGCTCCTGGTGGCACTTCTTAACACAACGCGCCGCTGCGGCCTATTCGCTGACGCAGCGCAAAGGGTGGGTCCGCCTGTCTCCTGATAGTGCCCGCGCACACCTGTTGCAAAAGGAAACAGACCATTATTATACGGCCGTTACCCGCATAAGGGTGGATGCCCCTGTTCCGGAGGCACATGGCGGTATTTATCTGACCAACGGAAAACAAAGCGTGTTTGCCCGCCTTTATTATGACCATGGCAACAGCCCGCGTATTGTATTGCAATTGGATACTGCGCTGCGGGAAATGCCATATCACAAGGGAAAGGATGTTTGGCTGAAACTGGAACGGTTTGGGCACCGGCTGACCGGCTTCTTTAGCACGAACGGCAAAGACTGGCAACAGGTGGGCCTGCCGGTGAGCGCAACGCCCATCGATAAAGCGCAGCCCGATTTTAACAGCTGGGTAGGGACCAGCATCGGTTTATTTGCAGAAAAAGGCCCGGTCGACTTCCGTTTTTTTATTTGTAAAGATGGATTCTCCCGACTTCCGGCGGTGGGATGCAGCAATTATTACGGCATCAGCAAAATAAAACAGGGGGACGAATCCGCAGTTACCAATTCTTCTGTACATGGTGGATGGCTGATGATATCGGGGGTGGATTTTGGCGCTGCCGGTGAAGCAAAGACCATTGAAATAGCGGGCAGTGCTACTAAAGGCGGCAAATTGGAGCTGTTCACCGACGACCTGGAGAAGGGCCGGCAAATCGCTGTGGTGCAGGTGAAGCCGGGAGGAAACAGGTTGCATACGGGCAGTTTGCGCCAGGTGTCCGGGCAGCATGATCTTTTTATCCGGTTCCCCGCCGGCTCCTCGGGAGATGTCATCATTCAAAACATCCGCTTGTTGAGAGCAGAAAAATAA
- a CDS encoding SusC/RagA family TonB-linked outer membrane protein — MRMQQLLSMICLLLAFIAGTKEVQAQSITIKGVVMSTQNTPLPGVTIAEQGTSNMTSTDTTGRFTLTLKKTPTALAFSSIGFVSKTVAVTGQQRTLEIVLADDAKQLNDIVVIGYGTQKKANLTGAVSSIKTKDVSRMAVTGIATLIQGRAAGVQVTNSSGDPRANGTVVIRGVGNIRGMSPLYVIDGVPAIGNTGFNINPRDIEDIQILRDASSSAIYGSRAAGGVILITTKKGSRNEKTTVDISLSQGYSNGTFLPKLLGTPDYKRAWSAINPAAAGWDESVNTNWVDYLYGTGKEQNYNAAVSGGNQKQNYYLSAGYRRADGIVNNSWSERYSVRINSDLNIGKKVKIGERLNLYSYRENPPVITGTQANAYALPFRSTPMMRPRNDDGSWAGLPSSGNYNGGNWAAYVNTTDRRYNSLEAEGNMYIDYEPIRDLHIRATGAAGWSTSMARQFEAKWYVSGQSNQPQDNLRKQSALTIAYLGNLVASYDKKIGSHEFKILVGTEGRQTSADNLAGSIYAVNSAYSVPVIADAFPVGFAESSDLSNVPANTSGRSTDINYGITRMLSYFGRVNYSYKDKYLFEANLRQDISDRFAPAYRAGTFPSAALGWRLMEENFIKDKIPALSDLKLRLTYGSLGNDGVGSYAYIPSLANYDKTQFNELPGTGPVNGWGIGRVANNNIRWETVVTSNIGLDIGFFQNRLNLTVDYYIRDTKNMLYQRNLPLSSGMAGGHSSADTYALDMNLGKMRNKGLEVTLNYHETFGKLGVDIGFNAAFNRNRILSFGGEKLPISAGTAGEYWSGSVTRTELNSPISQFYGFKTKGLIPDQKTIDDLNAKAQAAGKAFYYAAGTGPGDIWYEDLNGDNTIDDKDRTIIGNPLPKMTYGFNIGLTYRNFDLAAFFNGAMGNDVYNGVNGYYQSIYNDFNTTSQVFNSSFMYGNGLTGQPRWGYLNGTAFQYDPNGNYKRISDFHIEKGSFLRLQNLQVGYNLPKRLLDRIHLSNLRIYYSGQNLFVITKVKNVDPEVGYAGANATALAQGIISAEVYPKTRLHAFGIELKF; from the coding sequence ATGAGAATGCAGCAGTTACTGAGCATGATATGCCTGCTATTGGCTTTTATTGCCGGTACTAAAGAAGTGCAGGCGCAGAGCATAACAATAAAAGGCGTGGTAATGTCCACGCAAAATACGCCACTGCCGGGTGTTACCATAGCCGAACAGGGAACATCGAACATGACCAGCACCGATACCACCGGGCGATTTACGCTCACCCTGAAAAAGACACCGACCGCACTGGCATTCAGCAGCATCGGGTTTGTCTCCAAAACAGTAGCAGTTACGGGCCAGCAGCGCACCCTGGAGATTGTGCTCGCCGACGATGCCAAACAGCTCAACGACATCGTAGTAATCGGATATGGTACGCAGAAAAAAGCCAACCTGACCGGCGCCGTCTCCTCCATAAAAACAAAAGATGTCTCCAGGATGGCCGTTACCGGCATTGCCACCCTGATCCAGGGCCGCGCCGCCGGCGTACAGGTCACCAACTCCAGTGGAGATCCAAGAGCCAACGGCACCGTGGTTATCCGCGGCGTAGGCAACATCCGGGGCATGTCGCCCCTCTATGTGATCGATGGCGTACCCGCCATCGGTAACACCGGATTTAACATCAACCCGAGAGACATTGAAGACATACAGATCCTTCGGGACGCCTCTTCTTCCGCCATTTATGGCTCCCGGGCTGCTGGCGGTGTTATCCTGATCACTACCAAAAAAGGGTCCCGCAATGAAAAGACAACGGTCGACATCTCGCTGAGCCAGGGCTACAGCAATGGTACTTTTCTGCCTAAGCTATTAGGCACACCGGATTACAAAAGAGCCTGGAGCGCCATCAATCCAGCCGCCGCCGGCTGGGATGAATCGGTAAACACCAACTGGGTAGATTATTTATATGGTACCGGGAAAGAACAGAACTATAACGCCGCCGTCAGCGGGGGTAACCAAAAGCAGAACTATTACCTGTCAGCAGGCTACCGGCGCGCAGATGGTATCGTGAATAACTCCTGGTCCGAACGCTACAGCGTGCGTATCAACAGTGACCTGAACATAGGAAAGAAAGTAAAGATCGGCGAAAGATTAAATCTTTACTCTTACCGCGAGAACCCGCCGGTGATCACCGGCACCCAGGCTAATGCCTATGCGCTGCCATTCCGCTCTACGCCTATGATGCGGCCCAGGAACGACGACGGTTCCTGGGCCGGGCTCCCCTCCTCCGGCAATTACAACGGCGGCAACTGGGCTGCCTATGTGAATACCACCGACAGAAGATACAATTCCCTCGAAGCGGAAGGCAATATGTATATCGACTACGAACCCATCAGGGACCTGCATATCCGCGCTACCGGCGCGGCCGGCTGGAGCACCAGCATGGCCCGGCAATTTGAAGCCAAATGGTATGTATCCGGTCAATCCAACCAGCCACAGGATAACCTGAGAAAACAAAGCGCTTTGACCATCGCCTACCTGGGCAACCTGGTGGCTTCCTATGATAAAAAAATCGGTTCCCATGAATTCAAAATACTGGTGGGGACCGAAGGCCGGCAAACTTCTGCCGATAACCTGGCCGGGTCTATCTATGCAGTAAATTCGGCGTACTCCGTTCCGGTGATTGCCGACGCATTCCCGGTAGGTTTTGCGGAGTCGTCCGATCTGAGCAACGTGCCCGCCAATACCAGCGGCCGCTCTACCGATATCAACTACGGCATTACCCGTATGCTGAGTTATTTCGGAAGGGTGAATTACTCCTATAAAGACAAGTACCTGTTTGAAGCCAACCTGCGCCAGGATATCAGCGACCGGTTTGCCCCCGCCTACCGGGCAGGCACCTTCCCTTCTGCCGCCCTGGGCTGGAGATTAATGGAGGAAAATTTTATCAAAGACAAGATCCCTGCGTTATCCGATCTGAAACTGCGGCTTACCTACGGCAGCCTCGGCAACGACGGCGTAGGCAGCTATGCATACATCCCTTCGCTGGCCAACTACGACAAAACACAGTTCAACGAACTGCCCGGCACCGGCCCGGTAAACGGCTGGGGAATTGGCCGCGTAGCCAATAATAACATCCGCTGGGAAACGGTGGTCACCTCCAACATAGGACTGGACATCGGCTTTTTCCAGAACCGCCTGAACCTCACAGTAGATTATTATATCCGCGATACCAAAAACATGCTGTATCAGCGCAATCTGCCACTCAGCTCCGGTATGGCTGGCGGACACTCATCTGCAGATACCTATGCCCTGGATATGAACCTGGGCAAGATGCGCAACAAAGGACTAGAGGTAACCCTCAACTACCACGAAACATTCGGTAAACTGGGCGTTGATATTGGATTTAACGCCGCCTTCAACCGCAACAGGATCCTGTCGTTCGGAGGTGAAAAACTGCCGATCAGCGCGGGCACCGCCGGGGAATACTGGTCTGGTTCCGTCACCCGCACTGAATTGAACAGTCCTATCTCCCAGTTCTATGGTTTTAAAACCAAAGGATTGATACCCGATCAGAAAACCATCGATGACCTGAACGCAAAAGCACAGGCCGCCGGTAAAGCGTTCTACTATGCAGCTGGAACAGGTCCCGGCGATATCTGGTATGAAGACCTGAACGGCGATAATACCATCGACGACAAGGACCGCACCATCATCGGGAACCCGCTTCCTAAAATGACCTACGGCTTCAACATTGGATTAACCTATCGCAATTTTGATCTTGCCGCATTCTTTAACGGAGCAATGGGCAATGATGTATACAACGGCGTGAATGGCTACTACCAGAGTATTTACAACGACTTCAACACCACTTCCCAGGTATTCAACAGTTCCTTCATGTATGGCAATGGCTTAACCGGCCAGCCCAGGTGGGGATATTTAAATGGTACCGCCTTCCAGTATGATCCTAATGGCAACTATAAAAGGATCTCCGATTTTCATATAGAGAAGGGCTCCTTCCTGCGCCTGCAGAATTTACAGGTAGGTTATAACCTGCCTAAAAGGCTGCTGGACCGCATCCATCTATCGAACCTTAGGATTTATTACAGCGGGCAGAATTTATTTGTGATCACCAAAGTGAAAAACGTAGACCCGGAAGTAGGTTATGCCGGCGCCAATGCCACCGCCCTGGCACAGGGGATCATTTCCGCCGAGGTGTATCCTAAAACAAGGCTGCATGCATTTGGCATTGAACTCAAGTTCTGA
- a CDS encoding glycoside hydrolase family 11 protein gives MKKQNPLTSVTRKVTFSAAAIVALAGATILTSCKKEAETQPGGVGTERPFKAATESYQSGTHNGFFWSLWKSDGATGTVNYANGAGGNYSVNWNGFNGNFTCGKGYSAGSPTYKIGYNLGTYANSGGGTFGWYGWSRNPYYEYYVNETWGAVSPHTGTYLGTFESDGAGYNVWTRWMTGKNIDGGDGFRQIYSSRVTKVSTGQNHVITFANHYNKWSSLGYTLGQLNIPAIMVSETWGSNTNGNINCTIWMQ, from the coding sequence ATGAAAAAACAAAACCCACTAACAAGCGTAACCAGGAAGGTTACTTTTAGCGCTGCAGCCATTGTGGCACTTGCCGGCGCTACAATTTTAACAAGCTGTAAAAAAGAGGCAGAGACCCAGCCCGGGGGAGTTGGTACGGAGCGTCCTTTCAAAGCCGCGACCGAATCCTACCAATCGGGTACACATAACGGCTTCTTTTGGTCGCTTTGGAAAAGTGATGGCGCTACCGGTACCGTTAATTACGCAAATGGCGCCGGTGGCAATTACAGCGTTAACTGGAACGGATTTAACGGCAATTTTACGTGCGGCAAAGGCTATTCGGCAGGCTCTCCAACCTACAAAATAGGATATAATCTCGGTACTTATGCCAATTCCGGTGGCGGTACCTTCGGCTGGTACGGATGGAGCCGGAACCCTTATTATGAGTATTATGTGAATGAAACATGGGGGGCAGTGTCACCTCATACCGGTACTTACTTAGGCACATTTGAAAGCGATGGGGCAGGCTATAACGTATGGACCCGCTGGATGACAGGTAAAAATATCGATGGCGGCGACGGCTTCCGGCAGATTTATAGCTCCAGAGTTACAAAAGTTTCTACCGGACAAAATCACGTCATTACTTTTGCCAACCACTATAACAAGTGGAGTAGTTTAGGATACACACTTGGCCAGTTAAATATTCCGGCTATTATGGTTTCAGAGACCTGGGGCTCTAATACCAATGGCAATATCAACTGTACCATCTGGATGCAATAA
- a CDS encoding right-handed parallel beta-helix repeat-containing protein, with protein sequence MKKTKKHVPYLLGFLILQPLLLSSCYKEWPPIGAGWPPDHTGPVVTTTRYYVDTNGSDTSNGLSPATAWKTLSKVNSVTFKPGDSILFKRGGAWTGTLVIKSSGTADAKITFSAYGSGDKPRITGNNATLSAVLIQDARYLTFENFDISHPRAVRPPDMALCGIYVALATNGSYPGVTIRNNHIHDVEGMPITNRHMQGGIFIRSNAAQAYFDSLRIEDNHLERCSSRGILLGDGSNKDTTFYNNHVIIRKNVIDNTALEGIIVYTAKNVLIERNRVLNAGAYTLGVNMNIVLAGLWGRGKDMTIQYNEVAYTRLTNPVPYSSMDSEAFDIDLSSPGYTIIQYNYSHDNAGGFFLHMGDPGPSFTRGIVRYNISQNDGNGFGGRTFELHGHPNGKVVPIYIYNNTFYNDSLVGVMDRAGGTGVHPGLEFRNNIFYAPALQFDDQANIVYDHNLYYPGAKAASDSNALAANPRLTAPGTGGSGMNTVNGYKLLPGSPAVNTGILINGNGGRDFFGLPVSSAKPPTIGAAEKDY encoded by the coding sequence ATGAAAAAAACAAAAAAGCACGTACCCTACCTGCTGGGATTTCTTATCCTGCAACCTTTATTGCTAAGTTCCTGTTACAAAGAATGGCCTCCTATCGGCGCCGGATGGCCTCCTGACCATACCGGCCCGGTAGTTACCACTACCCGGTATTATGTAGATACCAACGGGTCTGACACCAGCAACGGTCTGTCCCCCGCCACAGCCTGGAAAACGCTCAGCAAGGTAAACTCGGTCACCTTTAAGCCCGGCGACTCCATCCTGTTTAAAAGAGGGGGCGCCTGGACAGGTACGCTGGTCATTAAAAGTTCCGGCACGGCTGATGCAAAAATTACCTTCAGCGCCTATGGTTCGGGGGATAAACCCCGGATAACCGGTAATAATGCCACCTTGTCGGCCGTATTGATCCAGGATGCCCGGTACCTTACATTTGAAAATTTTGACATCAGCCATCCACGGGCAGTGCGTCCACCGGATATGGCGCTGTGCGGCATTTATGTAGCGCTCGCCACCAACGGCAGCTACCCGGGCGTCACGATCCGGAACAATCACATCCATGATGTAGAAGGCATGCCTATCACCAACCGGCATATGCAGGGAGGCATCTTTATCCGCTCCAATGCAGCACAGGCCTACTTCGATAGCCTGCGGATAGAAGACAATCACCTCGAACGTTGTTCTTCCCGGGGCATCCTGCTCGGCGATGGCAGCAACAAAGACACCACGTTCTACAACAATCATGTCATCATCCGCAAAAATGTGATCGACAACACCGCCCTGGAAGGCATCATCGTGTATACCGCGAAAAATGTGCTGATAGAACGTAACCGCGTATTGAATGCCGGCGCCTATACCCTCGGGGTAAATATGAATATTGTGCTCGCAGGTTTATGGGGCCGCGGTAAAGACATGACCATTCAATATAACGAAGTAGCCTATACGCGGCTCACTAACCCCGTTCCCTATTCCTCGATGGACTCAGAAGCATTCGATATCGATCTGAGTAGTCCCGGCTACACCATTATCCAATATAACTATTCACATGACAATGCAGGCGGCTTCTTCCTGCACATGGGCGATCCCGGGCCCAGTTTCACCCGGGGTATTGTCCGTTACAATATCAGTCAGAATGATGGCAACGGCTTTGGAGGCAGGACCTTCGAATTACACGGGCATCCCAATGGTAAAGTAGTGCCTATCTATATATATAATAATACTTTTTACAACGACTCGCTGGTGGGCGTAATGGACAGGGCCGGCGGAACAGGCGTCCATCCGGGGCTGGAATTCCGGAACAATATCTTCTATGCACCGGCGCTTCAATTCGACGACCAGGCCAATATCGTGTACGACCACAATCTTTATTATCCCGGGGCCAAAGCAGCGAGCGACAGCAACGCCCTGGCGGCCAATCCCCGCCTCACAGCACCTGGCACAGGTGGCAGCGGTATGAACACCGTCAACGGGTATAAACTGTTGCCCGGCTCCCCGGCTGTTAACACCGGCATTCTCATCAATGGCAACGGCGGCAGAGATTTCTTTGGCCTCCCTGTTTCCAGCGCTAAACCGCCCACCATTGGCGCAGCTGAAAAAGATTATTAG
- a CDS encoding alpha/beta hydrolase-fold protein: MKTTVLGFSLFLLFTMPAFTQNVVEHAMPGFDSPRADIPHGRIDTVRYNSTTVGNQRKALIYTPPGFSRQKKYPVLYLLHGIGGDEKEWLNGGMPQVILDNLYAEGKVEPMIVVMPNGRAMKDDRAIGNIMTPDKVQAFATFEKDLLHDLIPYIQKNYPVYTDRDHRAIAGLSMGGGQSLNFGLGNLDKFAWIGGFSSAPNTKMPEELVPDPTTAKQQIKLLWISCGASDGLVTFSRRTHEYLQKNDVPHIYYIEPGVHDFKVWKNGLYMFSQLIFKPVDTATFSKYPVAGMPAETNVRTAGYPQILPDHRVIFRVKAPEAQKVQVDLGRRYDMMKDTGGLWTVTTDSISEGFHYYSLLIDGMAIADPASKTFYGMGRMASGIEIPLTGDNYYALREVPHGDIRVSKYFSKVTRSWRQLYIYTPPGYDANTSEKYPVLYILHGGGEDETGWATQGKADLIMDNLIAAKKAGPMLVVMPDANVGGAAFDESGLKTFESELKDVIIPLVEKKFRVETAAAKRALAGLSMGGIHTLYTGIRNTELFSSLGVFSSGWIQPRQGGIAAAQYDFMGANAAMINNNLKVLWIAMGGKEDIAYKNCQLMLAKLDALNIKHTYSEYPGGHTWPVWRNNLFNFAQQLFK; encoded by the coding sequence ATGAAAACTACAGTACTTGGTTTTTCCCTTTTCCTATTATTTACCATGCCGGCTTTTACGCAAAACGTTGTTGAGCATGCAATGCCCGGTTTTGACTCCCCCCGTGCAGACATACCGCACGGCAGGATTGATACTGTCAGGTATAATTCCACAACGGTAGGTAACCAGCGCAAGGCATTGATATATACGCCGCCCGGATTTTCAAGGCAGAAAAAATACCCGGTGCTGTACCTGCTGCATGGCATCGGCGGTGACGAAAAGGAATGGTTAAACGGCGGCATGCCCCAGGTAATCCTGGACAACCTGTATGCTGAAGGGAAAGTTGAGCCGATGATCGTTGTGATGCCCAACGGCAGGGCTATGAAAGACGACAGGGCCATCGGTAACATCATGACGCCCGACAAAGTGCAGGCGTTTGCTACCTTTGAAAAAGACCTGTTACACGATCTCATTCCTTATATACAAAAGAACTACCCGGTGTACACCGACAGGGACCATCGGGCCATCGCGGGACTGTCGATGGGAGGTGGGCAGTCCCTGAATTTTGGCCTCGGTAACCTGGATAAGTTCGCATGGATAGGTGGTTTTTCATCTGCCCCCAACACAAAAATGCCGGAGGAACTGGTGCCCGACCCCACCACAGCAAAACAGCAAATAAAGCTGCTGTGGATCTCCTGTGGCGCCAGTGACGGATTAGTTACCTTCAGCAGACGCACCCATGAATACCTGCAGAAAAACGATGTGCCACATATCTATTATATAGAGCCGGGCGTACACGATTTTAAGGTGTGGAAGAACGGTCTGTATATGTTTTCCCAACTGATCTTTAAACCGGTGGATACCGCCACATTCTCAAAATACCCGGTGGCGGGCATGCCTGCCGAAACCAATGTGCGTACTGCAGGATATCCGCAGATATTGCCGGACCACCGCGTGATCTTCCGCGTAAAGGCCCCGGAAGCGCAGAAAGTGCAGGTCGACCTGGGCCGCAGGTACGACATGATGAAAGACACCGGCGGTTTATGGACGGTGACAACAGATTCCATCAGCGAAGGGTTTCATTATTATTCACTGCTGATTGACGGCATGGCAATAGCAGATCCTGCCAGTAAAACTTTTTATGGCATGGGCAGAATGGCAAGCGGTATTGAAATACCCCTTACCGGCGATAACTATTATGCGTTAAGAGAGGTGCCGCACGGAGATATCCGTGTCAGCAAATATTTCTCGAAGGTCACCCGCTCCTGGCGGCAGTTGTACATCTATACGCCTCCCGGCTATGATGCCAATACAAGTGAAAAATATCCTGTGCTCTATATTCTACACGGCGGCGGTGAAGATGAAACCGGCTGGGCCACGCAGGGCAAGGCGGACCTGATCATGGACAACCTGATTGCTGCCAAAAAAGCCGGACCGATGTTGGTCGTGATGCCGGATGCCAACGTAGGCGGCGCAGCTTTCGATGAGTCCGGGCTGAAAACATTCGAGTCGGAACTGAAGGATGTTATCATTCCCCTGGTAGAAAAAAAATTCCGTGTTGAAACCGCTGCCGCCAAAAGGGCATTGGCCGGTTTGTCCATGGGAGGCATCCATACGCTTTATACCGGTATCCGGAACACCGAACTGTTTTCCAGCCTGGGAGTATTCAGCTCGGGGTGGATACAACCCCGGCAGGGTGGTATTGCAGCAGCCCAGTACGATTTTATGGGCGCTAACGCAGCCATGATTAATAACAACCTGAAAGTACTGTGGATTGCCATGGGAGGAAAAGAAGACATTGCCTATAAGAACTGCCAGCTGATGCTGGCAAAACTGGATGCGCTGAATATCAAACATACCTATAGCGAATACCCCGGTGGCCATACCTGGCCGGTATGGAGAAATAACCTGTTCAATTTTGCGCAACAGCTTTTTAAATAA